The Ictidomys tridecemlineatus isolate mIctTri1 chromosome 6, mIctTri1.hap1, whole genome shotgun sequence genome includes a region encoding these proteins:
- the Helb gene encoding DNA helicase B isoform X2, with protein MSEPLRELRGPLLPPKDPVEEEEDDYLKEDVEEDEDSVFVDAEELCSGGVKAGSLPGRIEVLIPDENTQEECKVFGRFPISGAWWRVKVQVKPMGSKSYQVQGFPSYFLQSDMSPPNQKNICSLFLKECDFPSDDIQKFLAWVNSVSSYKDLNFENIRETLKTFYKAEARKNKKKSAQNEQEELLDGEINIPLGNKSLQFPKVMEFLPVLLPRHFKRLINSGSKEVLEKIEEILSIHPWKLGFNKITYRELKLLRCEASWVAFCQCPPLLQLMTDLEKDALVIYSKLKQICRELGHTCIEGDNLTSELSGHMSFHNVWQSLKFLKDIGMVTCEKGWIFLYDLYQAEKGIASSISDLMKRPPWHLQVDVKKVLASIHTPKPEDSGSDDEESKPNETGLENSKDIVDPGDSDNLTWDNGDNETNAEVNEVQLDQDQMAALEMICSNAVTIISGKGGCGKTTIVSRLFKHIEKLEEREVKKACEDFEQDQDVPEEWSTFFEQSHKGADKAIEVLLTAPTGKATGLLRQKTGLPAYTLCQVNYSFYLWDKKLSEEKKLPWKFSSVRVLVVDEGSLVSVGIFKSVLKLLCEHSKLSKLIILGDVRQLPSIEPGNLLKDLFETLKSRKCAIELKTNHRAESQLIVDNATRISKREFPRFDAELNISDNPPIPISVQDKTFIFVRLPEENASSQLSQSDRHSHLYSAVRSLLEENDFKSAKTSQFIAFRRQDCNLINDCCCKHYTGHLIKDHRKRLIFGVGDKICCTRNAYLSELLSRDTFGSQPDNDLEASGEGFCGTPRGFAKNKHDFESDIRLCNGEVFFITGDTTDVTFGMRRYLTINNMAGLEVTVDFKKLMKYCNIRHAWARTIHTFQGSEENTVVYVVGKAGRQHWQHVYTAVTRGRCRVYVIAEESQLQNAIRKNSVPRKTRLKHFLQNKLSTSQVSVADLPSQLKNSGDGGRPSTPPSTSPLPTVSSSTITPDVARSKSSVAEDGTFAWDGEWQLSSFDEVGADEDLSQLRGSKRTCGTNDSESPKKVLMVEESSPQVSSRLQNLRLNHLIPKQLFKPADN; from the exons TTTTAATTCCTGATGAAAATACTCAAGAGGAATGTAAGGTGTTTGGACGTTTTCCAATAAGTGGTGCATGGTGGCGAGTGAAGGTCCAGGTGAAGCCTATGGGATCGAAGAGCTATCAAGTTCAAGGATTTCCGTCATACTTTTTACAGTCTGATATGTCACCACCAAATCAAAAAAATATCTGTTCCCTCTTTCTTAAAGAGTGTGATTTCCCCTCTGATGACATACAAAAATTTTTAGCATGGGTAAACAGTGTATCAAGCTATAAAGACctcaactttgaaaatattagagAAACATTAAAAACTTTCTACAAggcagaagcaaggaaaaataaaaagaaatctgcaCAGAATGAACAGGAGGAGTTACTTGATGGTGAGATAAACATTCCTCTGGGCAATAAAA GTTTGCAGTTTCCAAAAGTAATGGAATTCCTTCCAGTTCTTCTGCCTCGACACTTTAAGCGGCTCATAAATTCAGGTTCTAAGGAGGTATTGGAAAAGATTGAAGAGATTTTAAGTATACATCCATGGAAGCTGGGATTTAATAAA ATAACCTACAGAGAGCTGAAGCTTTTGCGATGTGAAGCCAGTTGGGTGGCTTTTTGTCAGTGCCCGCCCCTTCTGCAGTTGATGACTGACTTGGAGAAGGATGCCTTGGTCATCTACTCTAAGCTGAAGCAGATCTGTAGAGAACTCGGCCACACATGCATTGAAGGGGACAACTTGACTTCAGAATTATCAGGGCACATGAGTTTTCACAATGTTTGGCAATCTCTGAAGTTTTTGAAGGACATTGGTATGGTGACGTGTGAGAAGGGCTGGATCTTTCTTTATGACCTTTACCAGGCTGAGAAAGGCATTGCCTCATCAATAAGTGACCTGATGAAGAGACCTCCATGGCATTTACAGGTCGATGTCAAGAAGGTCCTGGCATCTATTCATACCCCCAAACCCGAGGATTCAGGAAGTGATGATGAAGAAAGTAAACCCAATGAAACAGGGTTAGAAAATTCTAAGGACATTGTGGACCCAGGGGATAGTGACAACCTTACTTGGGATAATGGTGACAATGAAACTAATGCAGAAGTTAATGAAGTCCAGCTGGATCAGGATCAGATGGCTGCCTTGGAAATGATTTGCTCCAATGCTGTGACAATCATCAGTGGGAAAGGTGGCTGTGGGAAGACCACAATTGTTAGCCGCCTTTTTAAGCATATAGAGAAGTTGGaagaaagagaagtaaaaaaagCTTGTGAAGATTTTGAACAAGACCAGGATGTCCCAGAAGAATGGAGTACCTTCTTTGAGCAGAGTCATAAGGGGGCAGACAAGGCCATAGAAGTTCTGCTCACAGCACCTACAGGGAAGGCAACTGGCTTACTGAGACAGAAAACTGGGCTTCCTGCTTATACTCTTTGCCAG GTCAATTATAGCTTCTATTTATGGGACAAAAAGCTGTCGGAGGAAAAGAAATTGCCATGGAAGTTTTCTTCAGTTAGAGTTCTGGTTGTGGATGAAGGGAGTTTGGTGTCTGTAGGCATCTTCAAGTCggttttaaaattattgtgtGAGCACTCTAAACTTTCTAAGCTTATCATCCTTG GTGATGTTAGACAGTTACCTAGTATTGAACCTGGTAATCTGCTGAAAGATCTTTTTGAGACTCTTAAGTCAAGAAAGTGTGCAATTGAGCTGAAGACAAACCATAGAGCAGAATCTCAGTTAATTGTGGACAATGCTACACG AATCTCAAAACGTGAATTTCCAAGATTTGATGCAGAATTAAATATCTCTGATAACCCTCCAATCCCCATCTCAGTTCAAGATAAGACATTTATCTTTGTCAGACTCCCAGAAGAGAATGCCAGTTCTCAGTTATCTCAAAGTGATCGTCATTCCC ATTTATATTCTGCAGTTAGAAGTTTACTGGAAGAAAATGACTTCAAAAGCGCAAAAACATCACAATTTATTGCATTTAGGAG GCAGGACTGTAACCTCATCAATGACTGCTGTTGCAAGCACTACACCGGCCACCTCATCAA AGACCATCGGAAGAGACTCATATTTGGAGTTGGTGATAAAATTTGTTGTACCAGGAATGCATACCTCTCGGAGTTACTTTCTAGAGATACCTTCGGAAGTCAGCCTGATAATGATCTAGAAGCCAGTGGAGAAGGCTTTTGTGGGACTCCTCGTGGTTTTGCCAAGAATAAGCATGACtttgaaagtgatattcgcctgTGCAATGGAGAAGTATTTTTCATAACTGGA GATACAACTGATGTAACTTTTGGAATGAGAAGGTATTTGACTATTAATAACATGGCTGGCTTGGAAGTAACAGTAGATTTTAAGAAACTAATGAAATATTGTAACATAAGACATGCATGGGCAAGAACTATTCATACTTTTCAG GGGTCCGAGGAGAACACAGTGGTCTATGTGGTGGGGAAGGCAGGCCGCCAACACTGGCAGCATGTCTACACTGCAGTGACCAGAGGCCGCTGCAGAGTGTACGTCATTGCAGAAGAGTCTCAGCTCCAGAATGCAATCAGGAAAAACAGCGTTCCCAGGAAAACTCGTTTAAAACATTTCTTGCAAAACAAGCTCTCCACTAGCCAggtctctgtagcagaccttccaTCCCAGTTAAAGAACTCTGGAGACGGTGGACGTCCCAGCACACCACCTTCAACATCACCCCTCCCTACAGTCTCATCCAGCACAATCACACCCGATGTCGCCAGGAGCAAGTCCTCTGTAGCTGAAGATGGGACATTTGCATGGGATGGAGAATGGCAGCTGTCATCATTTGATGAAGTGGGTGCAGATGAGGATCTATCACAATTGCGAGGGTCCAAGAGAACCTGTGGTACAAATGACTCCGAAAGTCCAAAAAAAGTTCTCATG
- the Helb gene encoding DNA helicase B isoform X1, which yields MSEPLRELRGPLLPPKDPVEEEEDDYLKEDVEEDEDSVFVDAEELCSGGVKAGSLPGRIEVLIPDENTQEECKVFGRFPISGAWWRVKVQVKPMGSKSYQVQGFPSYFLQSDMSPPNQKNICSLFLKECDFPSDDIQKFLAWVNSVSSYKDLNFENIRETLKTFYKAEARKNKKKSAQNEQEELLDGEINIPLGNKIPFMYVMTGLQFPKVMEFLPVLLPRHFKRLINSGSKEVLEKIEEILSIHPWKLGFNKITYRELKLLRCEASWVAFCQCPPLLQLMTDLEKDALVIYSKLKQICRELGHTCIEGDNLTSELSGHMSFHNVWQSLKFLKDIGMVTCEKGWIFLYDLYQAEKGIASSISDLMKRPPWHLQVDVKKVLASIHTPKPEDSGSDDEESKPNETGLENSKDIVDPGDSDNLTWDNGDNETNAEVNEVQLDQDQMAALEMICSNAVTIISGKGGCGKTTIVSRLFKHIEKLEEREVKKACEDFEQDQDVPEEWSTFFEQSHKGADKAIEVLLTAPTGKATGLLRQKTGLPAYTLCQVNYSFYLWDKKLSEEKKLPWKFSSVRVLVVDEGSLVSVGIFKSVLKLLCEHSKLSKLIILGDVRQLPSIEPGNLLKDLFETLKSRKCAIELKTNHRAESQLIVDNATRISKREFPRFDAELNISDNPPIPISVQDKTFIFVRLPEENASSQLSQSDRHSHLYSAVRSLLEENDFKSAKTSQFIAFRRQDCNLINDCCCKHYTGHLIKDHRKRLIFGVGDKICCTRNAYLSELLSRDTFGSQPDNDLEASGEGFCGTPRGFAKNKHDFESDIRLCNGEVFFITGDTTDVTFGMRRYLTINNMAGLEVTVDFKKLMKYCNIRHAWARTIHTFQGSEENTVVYVVGKAGRQHWQHVYTAVTRGRCRVYVIAEESQLQNAIRKNSVPRKTRLKHFLQNKLSTSQVSVADLPSQLKNSGDGGRPSTPPSTSPLPTVSSSTITPDVARSKSSVAEDGTFAWDGEWQLSSFDEVGADEDLSQLRGSKRTCGTNDSESPKKVLMVEESSPQVSSRLQNLRLNHLIPKQLFKPADN from the exons TTTTAATTCCTGATGAAAATACTCAAGAGGAATGTAAGGTGTTTGGACGTTTTCCAATAAGTGGTGCATGGTGGCGAGTGAAGGTCCAGGTGAAGCCTATGGGATCGAAGAGCTATCAAGTTCAAGGATTTCCGTCATACTTTTTACAGTCTGATATGTCACCACCAAATCAAAAAAATATCTGTTCCCTCTTTCTTAAAGAGTGTGATTTCCCCTCTGATGACATACAAAAATTTTTAGCATGGGTAAACAGTGTATCAAGCTATAAAGACctcaactttgaaaatattagagAAACATTAAAAACTTTCTACAAggcagaagcaaggaaaaataaaaagaaatctgcaCAGAATGAACAGGAGGAGTTACTTGATGGTGAGATAAACATTCCTCTGGGCAATAAAA TTCCATTTATGTATGTAATGACAGGTTTGCAGTTTCCAAAAGTAATGGAATTCCTTCCAGTTCTTCTGCCTCGACACTTTAAGCGGCTCATAAATTCAGGTTCTAAGGAGGTATTGGAAAAGATTGAAGAGATTTTAAGTATACATCCATGGAAGCTGGGATTTAATAAA ATAACCTACAGAGAGCTGAAGCTTTTGCGATGTGAAGCCAGTTGGGTGGCTTTTTGTCAGTGCCCGCCCCTTCTGCAGTTGATGACTGACTTGGAGAAGGATGCCTTGGTCATCTACTCTAAGCTGAAGCAGATCTGTAGAGAACTCGGCCACACATGCATTGAAGGGGACAACTTGACTTCAGAATTATCAGGGCACATGAGTTTTCACAATGTTTGGCAATCTCTGAAGTTTTTGAAGGACATTGGTATGGTGACGTGTGAGAAGGGCTGGATCTTTCTTTATGACCTTTACCAGGCTGAGAAAGGCATTGCCTCATCAATAAGTGACCTGATGAAGAGACCTCCATGGCATTTACAGGTCGATGTCAAGAAGGTCCTGGCATCTATTCATACCCCCAAACCCGAGGATTCAGGAAGTGATGATGAAGAAAGTAAACCCAATGAAACAGGGTTAGAAAATTCTAAGGACATTGTGGACCCAGGGGATAGTGACAACCTTACTTGGGATAATGGTGACAATGAAACTAATGCAGAAGTTAATGAAGTCCAGCTGGATCAGGATCAGATGGCTGCCTTGGAAATGATTTGCTCCAATGCTGTGACAATCATCAGTGGGAAAGGTGGCTGTGGGAAGACCACAATTGTTAGCCGCCTTTTTAAGCATATAGAGAAGTTGGaagaaagagaagtaaaaaaagCTTGTGAAGATTTTGAACAAGACCAGGATGTCCCAGAAGAATGGAGTACCTTCTTTGAGCAGAGTCATAAGGGGGCAGACAAGGCCATAGAAGTTCTGCTCACAGCACCTACAGGGAAGGCAACTGGCTTACTGAGACAGAAAACTGGGCTTCCTGCTTATACTCTTTGCCAG GTCAATTATAGCTTCTATTTATGGGACAAAAAGCTGTCGGAGGAAAAGAAATTGCCATGGAAGTTTTCTTCAGTTAGAGTTCTGGTTGTGGATGAAGGGAGTTTGGTGTCTGTAGGCATCTTCAAGTCggttttaaaattattgtgtGAGCACTCTAAACTTTCTAAGCTTATCATCCTTG GTGATGTTAGACAGTTACCTAGTATTGAACCTGGTAATCTGCTGAAAGATCTTTTTGAGACTCTTAAGTCAAGAAAGTGTGCAATTGAGCTGAAGACAAACCATAGAGCAGAATCTCAGTTAATTGTGGACAATGCTACACG AATCTCAAAACGTGAATTTCCAAGATTTGATGCAGAATTAAATATCTCTGATAACCCTCCAATCCCCATCTCAGTTCAAGATAAGACATTTATCTTTGTCAGACTCCCAGAAGAGAATGCCAGTTCTCAGTTATCTCAAAGTGATCGTCATTCCC ATTTATATTCTGCAGTTAGAAGTTTACTGGAAGAAAATGACTTCAAAAGCGCAAAAACATCACAATTTATTGCATTTAGGAG GCAGGACTGTAACCTCATCAATGACTGCTGTTGCAAGCACTACACCGGCCACCTCATCAA AGACCATCGGAAGAGACTCATATTTGGAGTTGGTGATAAAATTTGTTGTACCAGGAATGCATACCTCTCGGAGTTACTTTCTAGAGATACCTTCGGAAGTCAGCCTGATAATGATCTAGAAGCCAGTGGAGAAGGCTTTTGTGGGACTCCTCGTGGTTTTGCCAAGAATAAGCATGACtttgaaagtgatattcgcctgTGCAATGGAGAAGTATTTTTCATAACTGGA GATACAACTGATGTAACTTTTGGAATGAGAAGGTATTTGACTATTAATAACATGGCTGGCTTGGAAGTAACAGTAGATTTTAAGAAACTAATGAAATATTGTAACATAAGACATGCATGGGCAAGAACTATTCATACTTTTCAG GGGTCCGAGGAGAACACAGTGGTCTATGTGGTGGGGAAGGCAGGCCGCCAACACTGGCAGCATGTCTACACTGCAGTGACCAGAGGCCGCTGCAGAGTGTACGTCATTGCAGAAGAGTCTCAGCTCCAGAATGCAATCAGGAAAAACAGCGTTCCCAGGAAAACTCGTTTAAAACATTTCTTGCAAAACAAGCTCTCCACTAGCCAggtctctgtagcagaccttccaTCCCAGTTAAAGAACTCTGGAGACGGTGGACGTCCCAGCACACCACCTTCAACATCACCCCTCCCTACAGTCTCATCCAGCACAATCACACCCGATGTCGCCAGGAGCAAGTCCTCTGTAGCTGAAGATGGGACATTTGCATGGGATGGAGAATGGCAGCTGTCATCATTTGATGAAGTGGGTGCAGATGAGGATCTATCACAATTGCGAGGGTCCAAGAGAACCTGTGGTACAAATGACTCCGAAAGTCCAAAAAAAGTTCTCATG
- the Helb gene encoding DNA helicase B isoform X3, giving the protein MSEPLRELRGPLLPPKDPVEEEEDDYLKEDVEEDEDSVFVDAEELCSGGVKAGSLPGRIEVLIPDENTQEECKVFGRFPISGAWWRVKVQVKPMGSKSYQVQGFPSYFLQSDMSPPNQKNICSLFLKECDFPSDDIQKFLAWVNSVSSYKDLNFENIRETLKTFYKAEARKNKKKSAQNEQEELLDGEINIPLGNKIPFMYVMTGLQFPKVMEFLPVLLPRHFKRLINSGSKEVLEKIEEILSIHPWKLGFNKITYRELKLLRCEASWVAFCQCPPLLQLMTDLEKDALVIYSKLKQICRELGHTCIEGDNLTSELSGHMSFHNVWQSLKFLKDIGMVTCEKGWIFLYDLYQAEKGIASSISDLMKRPPWHLQVDVKKVLASIHTPKPEDSGSDDEESKPNETGLENSKDIVDPGDSDNLTWDNGDNETNAEVNEVQLDQDQMAALEMICSNAVTIISGKGGCGKTTIVSRLFKHIEKLEEREVKKACEDFEQDQDVPEEWSTFFEQSHKGADKAIEVLLTAPTGKATGLLRQKTGLPAYTLCQVNYSFYLWDKKLSEEKKLPWKFSSVRVLVVDEGSLVSVGIFKSVLKLLCEHSKLSKLIILGDVRQLPSIEPGNLLKDLFETLKSRKCAIELKTNHRAESQLIVDNATRISKREFPRFDAELNISDNPPIPISVQDKTFIFVRLPEENASSQLSQSDRHSHLYSAVRSLLEENDFKSAKTSQFIAFRRQDCNLINDCCCKHYTGHLIKDHRKRLIFGVGDKICCTRNAYLSELLSRDTFGSQPDNDLEASGEGFCGTPRGFAKNKHDFESDIRLCNGEVFFITGDTTDVTFGMRRGPRRTQWSMWWGRQAANTGSMSTLQ; this is encoded by the exons TTTTAATTCCTGATGAAAATACTCAAGAGGAATGTAAGGTGTTTGGACGTTTTCCAATAAGTGGTGCATGGTGGCGAGTGAAGGTCCAGGTGAAGCCTATGGGATCGAAGAGCTATCAAGTTCAAGGATTTCCGTCATACTTTTTACAGTCTGATATGTCACCACCAAATCAAAAAAATATCTGTTCCCTCTTTCTTAAAGAGTGTGATTTCCCCTCTGATGACATACAAAAATTTTTAGCATGGGTAAACAGTGTATCAAGCTATAAAGACctcaactttgaaaatattagagAAACATTAAAAACTTTCTACAAggcagaagcaaggaaaaataaaaagaaatctgcaCAGAATGAACAGGAGGAGTTACTTGATGGTGAGATAAACATTCCTCTGGGCAATAAAA TTCCATTTATGTATGTAATGACAGGTTTGCAGTTTCCAAAAGTAATGGAATTCCTTCCAGTTCTTCTGCCTCGACACTTTAAGCGGCTCATAAATTCAGGTTCTAAGGAGGTATTGGAAAAGATTGAAGAGATTTTAAGTATACATCCATGGAAGCTGGGATTTAATAAA ATAACCTACAGAGAGCTGAAGCTTTTGCGATGTGAAGCCAGTTGGGTGGCTTTTTGTCAGTGCCCGCCCCTTCTGCAGTTGATGACTGACTTGGAGAAGGATGCCTTGGTCATCTACTCTAAGCTGAAGCAGATCTGTAGAGAACTCGGCCACACATGCATTGAAGGGGACAACTTGACTTCAGAATTATCAGGGCACATGAGTTTTCACAATGTTTGGCAATCTCTGAAGTTTTTGAAGGACATTGGTATGGTGACGTGTGAGAAGGGCTGGATCTTTCTTTATGACCTTTACCAGGCTGAGAAAGGCATTGCCTCATCAATAAGTGACCTGATGAAGAGACCTCCATGGCATTTACAGGTCGATGTCAAGAAGGTCCTGGCATCTATTCATACCCCCAAACCCGAGGATTCAGGAAGTGATGATGAAGAAAGTAAACCCAATGAAACAGGGTTAGAAAATTCTAAGGACATTGTGGACCCAGGGGATAGTGACAACCTTACTTGGGATAATGGTGACAATGAAACTAATGCAGAAGTTAATGAAGTCCAGCTGGATCAGGATCAGATGGCTGCCTTGGAAATGATTTGCTCCAATGCTGTGACAATCATCAGTGGGAAAGGTGGCTGTGGGAAGACCACAATTGTTAGCCGCCTTTTTAAGCATATAGAGAAGTTGGaagaaagagaagtaaaaaaagCTTGTGAAGATTTTGAACAAGACCAGGATGTCCCAGAAGAATGGAGTACCTTCTTTGAGCAGAGTCATAAGGGGGCAGACAAGGCCATAGAAGTTCTGCTCACAGCACCTACAGGGAAGGCAACTGGCTTACTGAGACAGAAAACTGGGCTTCCTGCTTATACTCTTTGCCAG GTCAATTATAGCTTCTATTTATGGGACAAAAAGCTGTCGGAGGAAAAGAAATTGCCATGGAAGTTTTCTTCAGTTAGAGTTCTGGTTGTGGATGAAGGGAGTTTGGTGTCTGTAGGCATCTTCAAGTCggttttaaaattattgtgtGAGCACTCTAAACTTTCTAAGCTTATCATCCTTG GTGATGTTAGACAGTTACCTAGTATTGAACCTGGTAATCTGCTGAAAGATCTTTTTGAGACTCTTAAGTCAAGAAAGTGTGCAATTGAGCTGAAGACAAACCATAGAGCAGAATCTCAGTTAATTGTGGACAATGCTACACG AATCTCAAAACGTGAATTTCCAAGATTTGATGCAGAATTAAATATCTCTGATAACCCTCCAATCCCCATCTCAGTTCAAGATAAGACATTTATCTTTGTCAGACTCCCAGAAGAGAATGCCAGTTCTCAGTTATCTCAAAGTGATCGTCATTCCC ATTTATATTCTGCAGTTAGAAGTTTACTGGAAGAAAATGACTTCAAAAGCGCAAAAACATCACAATTTATTGCATTTAGGAG GCAGGACTGTAACCTCATCAATGACTGCTGTTGCAAGCACTACACCGGCCACCTCATCAA AGACCATCGGAAGAGACTCATATTTGGAGTTGGTGATAAAATTTGTTGTACCAGGAATGCATACCTCTCGGAGTTACTTTCTAGAGATACCTTCGGAAGTCAGCCTGATAATGATCTAGAAGCCAGTGGAGAAGGCTTTTGTGGGACTCCTCGTGGTTTTGCCAAGAATAAGCATGACtttgaaagtgatattcgcctgTGCAATGGAGAAGTATTTTTCATAACTGGA GATACAACTGATGTAACTTTTGGAATGAGAAG GGGTCCGAGGAGAACACAGTGGTCTATGTGGTGGGGAAGGCAGGCCGCCAACACTGGCAGCATGTCTACACTGCAGTGA